The Bactrocera dorsalis isolate Fly_Bdor chromosome 3, ASM2337382v1, whole genome shotgun sequence genomic interval TCCACCCTATCGCCGGCGCGCATCGAGTGGCATAATGAAGCCGCAGGCAGCCATTACGTTCGTTCCTTCGCCGGTTCCCTTCCCCTCGCATGTCTGCTTATGTGAGTAAATAAAGTCATTAATAAATCATGATTGTGCTGCTGGCATATGTGTAAATGATTCTTGCGTTTTCTTTGTGTTTCCTTTACTTTTCTGCACAATTCATTCACTGTTAGATCTTGTCAAtgaatatgcattttatttctttttgtgtttctcttcttttttcagCGCTCACCTTCAAAATTGAACCTCAGGATGTGGTCGTGCCGGAAGGACATTCGGTGCTGCTTCAATGCGGTGGCGCGGCACAAAACGGCAAGTCCGCCAAAATACAACCAATTATACGCTGGCGGGGGCCCGACGGGCAGGACTTGGGCATCGTCGGCGACACATTTCGCAATCAGCTGAGTAACGGTTCATTGTATATAAGCTCCGTGGAGGAAAATCGCGGTTTGACCGGCTCCTATCAGTGTCTGCTCAGCGCTGAAGGCATTGGCACAATTGTTAGTCGCGCGGCAGTCGTGTCTATAGCACGGTTGCCCGATCTAAATCAAGACTTTATCGAAACGTATTTGCTACCTGGCCAGACGGCATACTTTCGTTGCATGGTGGGTCAAGTTCAGCCGGGCATTAAGCACATAGTACAATGGCTTAAGGATGACATACCGCTTGTGTTGGACAAATTGCGCATGGTCGTGCTGCCGAATGGCGCCCTAGAAGTAGATGAGGTCGGCTTTGGTGATCGCGGCGCTTATCAGTGTAATGTGACCTCTGGCAGCATATCTCGTTTAAGCAGCAAAACCAGCTTAAATATCAAAAAGCCCACAGATCCAGGCAGTGAAAGTTTGGTTGCGCCCTCATTTCTTGTGGGACCTTCGCCGAAAACCGTGAAGGAAGGTGACAGTGTCACTTTGGATTGCGTCGCAAATGGTGTTCCCAAACCGCAAATTAAATGGTTGCGCGACGGCGCGGAACTCGATCTTAGCGATCTAGACTCGCCATTCTCCATCATCGGCACGGGCTCACTACAAATTTCTTCTGCCGAAGACATCGACTCGGGAAACTATCAGTGTCGTGCCAGTAATACAGTCGACTCACTCGACGCGCAGGCCACCGTGCAGGTGTTGGTGCCGCCCAAGTTCATCAAGAGCCCAAAAGACAAGACGGCTCACGAAAAAGAGGAGTTGGAGCTGGAGTGCGCGATACGCGGTAAACCTAAGCCGCTGATTCAGTGGCTGAAGAACGGTGATGTGATCACGCCCAACACGTACATGCAACTAGTGGGTGGCCACAATCTGCGCATTTTCGGCCTGCTGCAATCCGATGCCGGCATGTTCCAATGTGTTGGCACCAATCCGGCTGGCAGTGTTCAAGCGGCGGCACGCTTGCGCGTCGCTCAAACGGGTGAGTGAAAAAGTGGTTATATGCCTTTACagttaatatacttgtatatgtatatatgaactaACAGTACTTCTCCGTTATGTACAAACTAATGTAAAATTTCGAAGCGCTTTTAGAGAACAAAATTATGCTTTTTGTGTTAAAAGAGTAAAAGCTCTGTGAATTGGACGTAAACGCAACTGGCTTAAATAACAATAACGTAACTAAACTAGCAAGACTACTAATCATCCCTGTGAGCGACAACCTTCCAACGTTAAAAAttatcatttaattaatttggttCTTTCGTTTTCTGCTATTTTGTGAGGTTTGGCCCAAAGTACTTGTCCCAAAGCTTGAAATTTAACAGCACCGTACAAGGTTTTTGTCGGGCGTACATCTGAAATAGGGTTCCATAAAGCCGTATTAAATAGGGTCTCAAAATTTTAGGTTTTCATCCGATagcaagaaaatttaaatagttcaacgtaattcaaaatatttttatggcagctttattattataattttttcctcaGAATAATTCAGTTTCTTAAAAAAGGCTTTGAttatctttttattaattttcggtAACTTTAGAGTCTGGAATAATTTTTGGCTTCCTTAGATATTCAAAATGATCCCTGAAACTCTATggttcatataatatatatatttatataatctaTAGTATTGAGGATTTTAAAAGTCAGGCATTTATATTAGGGCTCTTAAAATTATTCGATAACCTGAAAACCGACTATCCGGATACAGCAAACCGAATATTATTATGTGAACAATGTCCTATCCGGTTAATCGGCTTAATCCATTAGTCGAATACCAAGAGCTCTAACTTATATTATTTACACaaattagaaattttataatttaaatttaacaacCCTCCGCTCATAGCAAAcgtatttaatttgaattttattacattattcGCTTTGCTTATTACTTTCGCATAAGTTTTAAGAAATGAATATGCTTTAAATGTGTTCTTTATTGGTCGGTAAATTCGCACTGCTTATTaataagttaaatatattttgttttatttcataaatgtgtaaattgaaaaatatttataaaattttcttttcaacttattttaaattaatttccttttaaattttctttttatttcccttttttcTTTTCACCACTTCATATTATGACACGCATTTGCATTTCCAACACATCATCTGCACATTCCCATCATCATCCATCCTAACCTGATGCCCAAAGGCAAATCCAAAAAATACCACTCTTCCGCTTCCCAAACACCCAAATCTCCATTACTTCCGTCAGCTTCACCTATGCGCCGACGCAAGGGGGGCGGTTCTAAGGCAATTGATCCTTTTGACACATTCGGCGATGCCATTGACAATTCAATGGGATCGACACGTAGTCTCTCCAAAAGCGCGCTGGATAGTTTACTCTCACAGAGAGGCAGAAAACTGCCACGACCTGAGAGACCGCAAAATGACAATGGCTATGGTGAATTTGCCTCACTGAAAGACCTCGAACAGTTGGACATGGAAGATACGGACAGCTCAATGGAGCTGCCCACAAGTACACACGAGTTCAACGTAGGCGGTGACGGTGATGACGGCAACAACGATGACGATGACAATGAGGACGAAGACGAATATGACGATTTAAATGACAATCAAGAATTCATTGATGCCTACAATCACGGTGACGATCCCAATAAAGTATTGAACTCTtggaagaataaaaataagaaacaattATCCTCAGCCACATCCAATTCACAAGCGGCGTCATCAAGTTCCTCCTACTTATCCTCAGATTTAGATGGACTCGAAGGCAGCATTGGCATAACTGGCGTTGGGAGTGTAGACGGCGGTGTAGACATTCCACAATCCGGTGGCGGAGTTACACATATTCACGGTGCTGTGTTGAGCCGTTTACCAGGGCCACCACACGACGTGGTTGCGCAAATAGTGAAACCACGTTTCGTAACACTCAGTTGGATGGAGCCGAAGAAGAACCCGGTCGAAGTGGTGTCTTATAccgtattttataaaatgagcAACAGCGAACGGTAAGTGCAAGAGAGTCATTTGGAGTATGCACTTCATTAGACTATTAGCCAGTTACTTCAACACATGTGTTAATTGAGTTATTAAGGGAGGATGAGTCGAATTGCTTTCTCACAAAACACTTCTAAAAGCTTTATAAACTTCtaattgttgaaattgttgtaaatttggTGCCCTAAAATATTATTCGAGgtaccatacatacatttccGCCAAGGCCATAGAAAAGCCTATGCCGAAAGGCAGTAATGAAAATCACATTGCCGACGCCGTTTCACTTTCATCGCGGCCATTTTTTATCCATTATCCTTGTGACGGAGCCAACTAAAACCTCACTTAGGCGTCATCAGCGGAAGTCGTTCGAAATCAGTCTGTCTTTGTGGGCTTTTATGCGCCGACCGTAAATTCAATAACTTCATCTAACAGCATCTTCTGCGAAATTGCCAAGTAGCATTTCCTTGTTTTGGCAAAAGCAATTTGCCGCGCTCTCCCTCCCTGTCCTAAATTTGGCCGCAATCACTTTGCATTCTGTTTCTACTTTGTCAAATTAAAAGCACATGAATGCGCCGAATCTAGTCAAGCAGACACTGAAACAGACACTGCGGCCTTTGTCTGTGTCGCTTCTAACGGTAATTGTAATGGGTAGGCGACAAATAAATAATCACTTGCGTGGAAGCAATTTCAATACAATAATGTAGACATCAAGCTAATAGCCCTGGAAATGGCTGGAAAATTAAATTGGCTAAAGGCTCTACAATCCCTTAATGAAAAACTGTTTAAAGTCTTTGCATATCTACAGTCACTTGAAAGCAATTTTGTTAATGCTAAAATGATGTCGCTTTCTCTTAATGCAGCGAACAGAAAATTGTAACCAAATCGCACGATGACCAACAGGTGAATATCCAAAATTTGCTGCCTGGAAAAACCTATCAGTTCCGTGTGGTGGCAAATACGAACTTTGGACCCGGCGATTCTTCAGAGGTACATACCTTACCTTTAACATTAGAAACTGCATGAAAATAAGTTTGTTGAACTTTATTAGGTTTTGGAGGTGCGTACTCAACCGGAGGAGAATATTGCTGGTCCACCACGCAACGTCGAAGGACTGGCGACTAGCGAAAGAGAGATTTTTGTAAAATGGGATTCTCCGCTCGTAACCAATGGAGAGATTATGAAATACCGAATTTACTATTCTGAGGTTCGTTGCCGTGAAAAGTCACAAGTGTTGTAAAATATACTTAGTTTTATGTTGTCCACAGAATGACAGTGGTGCTGAGATGTATCATGATAGCACCTCGCTGAGTGCTGTGATCTCGGAGCTTCGTCCATATACCGATTACACTATTAGCGTGGTACCTTTTAATAAGAATGGCATGGGCGATCCTTCGAATGAAATAAAGGTCAGGACTTACTCCTCCACACCAACTGAGCCCCCCAATAATGTGACACTTGAAGTAACGAGTTCGACGGTAAGCTTGCAATCTAAACACATAAactgttattttgaaaatctatATATAAGACCTTTGTTTTAAtgtgtattatatttatttatatattaatccTATTTCAGTCCGTCACTGTGCACTGGGAGCCTCCAGCCGAGGAAGAGCGAAATGGACAAATCACCGGCTATAAGATTCGCTATCGTAAACTTAAAGACACACCCCAAGTGAAGAGTACACCAGCGAATATACGTTACTTCGAATTGAAAGGACTTGAGCGACACTCAGagtatcaaataaaaattgccGCTATGACAGTGAATGGCTCGGGCCCGTTCACAGAATGGAATCGCGTTATGACTTTGGAAAATGATCTGGATGAGACACAGGTGCCTGGTAAACCAGTTTGGATCAACATAGTTCCCGGTGGTGATAACATCGCTTTGCACTGGGGTCCACCGCAACAACATGAAATCAAGATTCGAAGCTATGTCTTGGGCTGGGGTCGTGGAATACCCGATGAAAACATCATTGAACTAAAAGAATCCGAACGCTATTATGTATTGAAAAAGTTGGAGTCAAATACGGAGTATGTGGTTTCGTTGCGTGCACGCAACAGTAAAGGTGACGGTCAACCAATTTATGACAACATCAAAACACGTGACGAGGAACCCGTCGATATGCCGATGCCGCTTGAAGTGCCTGTCGGCCTACGCGCCATCACCATGTCCAGCTCATCCATTGTCGTCTACTGGATAGATACGATGCTGAGTAAAAATCAACATGTCATCGATAATCGTCACTACACCGTCCGTTTTGGCATTTCCGGCTCTAGTCGTTATCGTTATCACAACACCACCGATCTCAATTGCATGATCAATGATCTGCGTCCGAACACACAGTATGAGTTCGCTGTTAAAGTGGTGAAGGGGCGTCGTGAGTCGGCTTGGTCCATGTCAGTGTTGAATAGTACCTATCAAAATGTACCAATTACACCACCACGTGAGCTCACTGTACGACCAGATGAACAGAATCCACAAACTGTCATTTTACAATGGCTGCCACCGAAACACAGCCTTGGTCAAATAACCGGTTACAACATTTACTACACCACCGATACAACGAAACGAGATCGCGACTGGTCCATCGAGGCATTCGCTGGCGACGAGACTATGATGATGTTGCCTAATTTGAAACCGTACACAACATATTACTTCAAAGTGCAAGCGCGCGTGGGGAAAGGCGCCAGTAATGCGCCGTTTTCAGCGCTTGTGGCTTACACGACTCCGGCGGCGGTTGTGATGCAGCAACCAAAACCGATTGCCAAGGGCATCAGTAACGAGATCATCATATACTCTGTAGCAGGTGCGATTGTATTTGTAGTATTGATATTTGTGGTCATCATGGTGGTAATGTGCCGACGAAAGCCTCAATCCACTCCTGATCACAACAAGAAGAGGTACGAAGAGTGAGTGCactatttttcttaattgagATTCTCTTTtaggaaattatttaattttatatacaattttttttcaagtagttatCAAAATGTTGGAGTTCCGAAGCCGCCAGACCTATGGATACATCACGATCAAATGGAGTTAAAGAACATTGATAAGAATATTCACAGCACCACTCCTGGTAAGCATATTTAGATTATTTCATTCGCAAAGTACCAAATTGGTCTAACCAGGGCTTATTGGCCTgtcagattaacctaacctatattaCTTCATATCAACAATTGCtcattaaaaactataaaatgaaTCTTTTTAGTTTGTAGCGACGGTGCTTCGAGTAGCGGTGCCTTAACATTGCCACGTTCTGTGGTGCACGAATACGATGTCGACACGCCGGTGCCGGTTACTAATTCGCTCGACAAACGATCCTATGTACCCGGATATATGAGTACGTTACTTGCAAACttaaccaatatttttgttataaacctGAATATTTCTTATTTCCCGCCCTCTTTAGCCACTTCGATGAATTCTACCATGGAACGGCCACAGTATCCGCGCACCCAGTATAACATTTCCGCCAATCGTTCGCATATGACTGTCGACACGGGGCACTCGCAACAAAGTCTGACGCAGCAACCGGGCTCCTTGGCACAAACGCCCGAACATCCTTACGGCTATGAGGGTAACTTCTGGTAAGTAATAAGTGGTAAAAAAAACCTTTCGCCTGGGACATATTATgccaataaattaattaacttagtatttggaaaaattgaattttttcaaataaagctGTCTATGCGAACCACATATTACTGCAATATATCACTGTGTGGACGGCTTAAGTCAAACcgctttattaaatttatggttttagaaatttaaagtgcGCGCCAACGAACATATATATGGTGATTaaaaagtgtgtgtgtttattgctTTTATCTCTACAAGGTTGTGTAGCTCCAAGTGCCAGTAGCTACAAGTGAAGCTCACCAGGTTGTCAATCCCACCTTATTGAATACACCTTGATTACGTAATGACGGCAGACCGGGAGCAAAGTGATTTATGAAAAACATTTCAGTTAAATTTGtatgtttaaagaaaataaaaaattttcataagccgaccaaatttcagtaaaaaatacaatattcatattttgatttttgtttgtacGTTTGtgtaaacaaagaaattatattgTTTCCCGTTTGTGTTGTCCATCCAACCGTCCTGTGAGTGAGTTGAGCCATGACAGCCATTTGGGACAAAATGTGTGAAGTATTCACGTTGCTGGTTCGGCCGACGCGTCGCAAGACCCGCGTTACCTTCAGTCCAAGCACCCTACATCGTGAAATCATTCGGCACACCAAACTATCGGCTTCCCCTAATCCGTTTTTCAACTTTCTAGCCGAAGTGCGTATGAAAGCCAACGGTGGGGAATTAATGCACCCTGGCTGTGGTTCGATGTCGCCGCGGGAAAGTGCTCGCATCGCCAAGACAGCAGGCCGTTTGTGGAATTCTATGAGTGATGAACAAAAACAGCCATATCGAAGCATTGCAATGGAGCAGCGGAAGCTGAAGAGGCTGCGGCGAAGGCGTTCCTACTTATCTGCACGCAGACGAAGAGAACGCAAAACGCCAGTCGAATGTAAATTCCTATTACCACCGCCGCCCACCCATCAAGAGCATCTGTAAATGTGACTTCTGGGGATTGCGATTGTGTTATTGACGCCTTCAGGACAGGAATGGTGGATATGTGGATGGTGTGGATATCTAAATTAAGTGCAAATTTTATGTTGATATTGTCTCCAATTTCATAAAGATGTTATAGTCTGGAAACATTTCTATACTGCTCTGTTTACGTTACCTTGTTATTCCTCAAGAGGGGCAAAGCAATTCATTAAaatcatttcaattttattttaacgtctaacgaaataaaaaatttcattagccgacgaaatttcagtaaaaaatacaatatttatattttgatttttggttgTACGTCTTGTAAACTAAGAATTGTATTGGTTTCCGATTGTATCGTATGTATATCCATCCGGAGAGATAATCGAGATATGCCATCTATATGGGAGAAAATGTGCGAAGTATTCACATCGCTGGTGCGACCGACGCGTCGGAAGACACGTCGGGTCACCTTCAGTCCAAGCACCCTACATCGTGAACTCATACGACACTTGGAACATTCGGCTTCCCGTAATCCATTTTTCAATTTCCTAGCCGAGGTTCGTATGAAGGCCAACGGCGGCGAATTAATGCAGTCAAATTGTGGTTCGATGTCTCCGCGCGTAAGTGCTCGCATTGTCAAGACGGCAAGCCGATTATGGAATTCAATGACGGACGAGCAAAAGAGGCCGTACCGGACCATAGCCATGGAGCAGCGAAAACTGAAGAGACTGCGGCGAAGGCGTTCCTACTTAACAGCACGTCGACGAAAGAAGCGCAAACCGCCAGTTGAATGCAAGTTTCTCTTACCACCGGTGCCCACTCAAGAACAACAACTGTAAAGGTGGCTTCTGAAGATTACCATAATATGGTTGACGTCGTCAGAACAGTACGGATGGAGCAGAGaacaaaattttgtgcaaatttaATGTTGTAACCCTCTTCTATTTTCCCAAACTGTTATTGTGTTTCATCAATCCTATGTTACTTGTTATTATACCGAGGTCGCAGACAATCGGTAATAAAGTGAttcatataaaacaaacatgcatatgtatatatttttaatccaaATCACATCTGTGGGTGTGggtcttaaaataatattattgtcTGATTAATTATCAGTATGGAAGTGAATACTTTTCGTCAAGTTCAAGAAAAATACTAGAAACTTGAAAAGAACACTAcctctatatattttattctctggCATCGTTTCACTAGGCATTAGTAACTCTCGTTCAACATTAGATCTCAAAACGCGGACCTATATATtaggttattaaaaaaaagaaaaaaagctaAGGAATGATCTTGTAAACAATGATAGCTGGATTAAAGGCCTCTTAGCCTATAGAGTAATTTTGTAAAGGAGAAGAAAGCAGAGAGCAAATGATCgttattattcaaaaatgtaCCACAAACATGTACTGGTTGCTCTATAatctttaatataataaatgaatCATTGATTGGTTTTAGATCAGATAATGTTGGCAAACTTAGGAAAGATTCATGGTCGACCGCGGTGAAAAGTGTAGAAAATGCTGTTGTTGCGGTTGTTTTAGGGGCAGAATTCTGCGAGTTGACAGTTtttggtcggataaaaatccgggtccgttccggttacgtagacccgactgtcgtaggAACGGTGTCGAAAAGGCTTGCGCTGGCTCCTCACTACCtcatagatattttttaatacaatattttaattattctctTTCGAAATTCATAAGAGATAAAATGGTAATTTTGTTATCCGTTTCAGCAATCCTGGTTACCCGAATGGTGTCGGCGGTGCTGGTCCAGGTGGTGGTCCCACAAACAACGGTGGTGTTTCAACTATCGAGAGTGCAAAACGTGGTCATCCATTGAAGAGTTTTAGTGTGCCAGGTCCGCCACCAACAGCGGCTGCGACACCCATCAATAAACACAGTAAGTAACAAGGCAATGTAATGTTGCAACCCTTCTCATGCCGCTTCCGTCGTCATCAATTCTAATGTTTGTTTTGCTCACCTGTGTTTCAGCACCTGCCGTAACAATACGTCCACAAAATCAATCGCCCTACAAGAAGCCCTCCTTCTCAGCTGCCACGCCCACGAATCGGTTGCAAAGCGGCTCGTCTGTGGCACACTCCAACGATGAAATACAACGATTAGCGCCAAGCACCTCAACCGAAGAGCTGAACCAAGAAATGGCCAATCTAGAGGGACTCATGAAGGACTTGAGTGCAATAACGGCTAATGAATTCGAAGTTTAACAGTAAATAGGTATAAACACACGCCATACGAAAGTGTCTAAGGCCGAAACGTGCTTCAGataagaaaattaacaaatgcGCAACCAACATAATCGGTAAAAGTATTGATCGATGAATGAAaggttttcaaaacaaaaaaaaaaacaagaacgaaaaacaacaaaaacctcGATAAACTTAGCGAATCAAAATGAAAGCAAACAAATGAAAACATTATCATTTCTCTTTCGTTGGTTTcgtgctaaatttgcagttttcCACAGAATATGcgcaaattaaattgatttggAAATGTTTGGCTGCTAATTCTAATAATTTGCcattaatatttaaagtttaagaGCTAGTGcattcgtatatatatatttaatgccGATCTTTTCGTGTAAGTAAAGTAATATTGGATTTTTGTACAAGCGTTAAGGGACGTAAAGATAAACGGTTAGAATTAATTGATTTCTAAGTTTAAGTGCTGCTTAAGtttcaaaaatgtgttttaagaGTGCTCTtgattttgttataaattttatttttatgaagaaaCCGTGACATGTACATAACCGTTATATGTAAGAGCattgtcatatatgtatgtatatgtatttatcgaCATTTTAGCGAGTAAGCAAATGATTGAAAGATTAAAGtttttgagtaaaaataataagaattatACCACAGCCACGGCTATATTAATAAGGAAACTGAAATCGAAAACGAAAATGATAACGAAGctgaaacaattaaattaaaataaaaataatttaaatattgaaaattgttgaACCATACGCATAAGCCACACCAATCTGTCTGATGTGAAACCTTCAAATGTTAACATGTCGCACTTGTTACggtaaagtgtaacaactcaaaatttacaaattttagttttttgcaagaaaataatgtgcagtggtcatctccacccactgtaaaaatcgttcagtgatttgtctagtctttcgttaaaaaaacgTTATGACTCTCTCTTTGTTTTCAGAATAACTTCTTTCGACTCAACTAAAGagttacatttttagttgtctacaagtgttttatcaaattgg includes:
- the LOC105230528 gene encoding neogenin isoform X5 codes for the protein MVNMWTRLSTGVRSRKWQQTHQLLQRLQFHAIVLGILASLLLQAHSSNASQALTFKIEPQDVVVPEGHSVLLQCGGAAQNGKSAKIQPIIRWRGPDGQDLGIVGDTFRNQLSNGSLYISSVEENRGLTGSYQCLLSAEGIGTIVSRAAVVSIARLPDLNQDFIETYLLPGQTAYFRCMVGQVQPGIKHIVQWLKDDIPLVLDKLRMVVLPNGALEVDEVGFGDRGAYQCNVTSGSISRLSSKTSLNIKKPTDPGSESLVAPSFLVGPSPKTVKEGDSVTLDCVANGVPKPQIKWLRDGAELDLSDLDSPFSIIGTGSLQISSAEDIDSGNYQCRASNTVDSLDAQATVQVLVPPKFIKSPKDKTAHEKEELELECAIRGKPKPLIQWLKNGDVITPNTYMQLVGGHNLRIFGLLQSDAGMFQCVGTNPAGSVQAAARLRVAQTASPMRRRKGGGSKAIDPFDTFGDAIDNSMGSTRSLSKSALDSLLSQRGRKLPRPERPQNDNGYGEFASLKDLEQLDMEDTDSSMELPTSTHEFNVGGDGDDGNNDDDDNEDEDEYDDLNDNQEFIDAYNHGDDPNKVLNSWKNKNKKQLSSATSNSQAASSSSSYLSSDLDGLEGSIGITGVGSVDGGVDIPQSGGGVTHIHGAVLSRLPGPPHDVVAQIVKPRFVTLSWMEPKKNPVEVVSYTVFYKMSNSEREQKIVTKSHDDQQVNIQNLLPGKTYQFRVVANTNFGPGDSSEVLEVRTQPEENIAGPPRNVEGLATSEREIFVKWDSPLVTNGEIMKYRIYYSENDSGAEMYHDSTSLSAVISELRPYTDYTISVVPFNKNGMGDPSNEIKVRTYSSTPTEPPNNVTLEVTSSTSVTVHWEPPAEEERNGQITGYKIRYRKLKDTPQVKSTPANIRYFELKGLERHSEYQIKIAAMTVNGSGPFTEWNRVMTLENDLDETQVPGKPVWINIVPGGDNIALHWGPPQQHEIKIRSYVLGWGRGIPDENIIELKESERYYVLKKLESNTEYVVSLRARNSKGDGQPIYDNIKTRDEEPVDMPMPLEVPVGLRAITMSSSSIVVYWIDTMLSKNQHVIDNRHYTVRFGISGSSRYRYHNTTDLNCMINDLRPNTQYEFAVKVVKGRRESAWSMSVLNSTYQNVPITPPRELTVRPDEQNPQTVILQWLPPKHSLGQITGYNIYYTTDTTKRDRDWSIEAFAGDETMMMLPNLKPYTTYYFKVQARVGKGASNAPFSALVAYTTPAAVVMQQPKPIAKGISNEIIIYSVAGAIVFVVLIFVVIMVVMCRRKPQSTPDHNKKRYEDSYQNVGVPKPPDLWIHHDQMELKNIDKNIHSTTPVCSDGASSSGALTLPRSVVHEYDVDTPVPVTNSLDKRSYVPGYMTTSMNSTMERPQYPRTQYNISANRSHMTVDTGHSQQSLTQQPGSLAQTPEHPYGYEGNFCNPGYPNGVGGAGPGGGPTNNGGVSTIESAKRGHPLKSFSVPGPPPTAAATPINKHTPAVTIRPQNQSPYKKPSFSAATPTNRLQSGSSVAHSNDEIQRLAPSTSTEELNQEMANLEGLMKDLSAITANEFEV
- the LOC105230528 gene encoding netrin receptor DCC isoform X1; protein product: MVNMWTRLSTGVRSRKWQQTHQLLQRLQFHAIVLGILASLLLQAHSSNASQALTFKIEPQDVVVPEGHSVLLQCGGAAQNGKSAKIQPIIRWRGPDGQDLGIVGDTFRNQLSNGSLYISSVEENRGLTGSYQCLLSAEGIGTIVSRAAVVSIARLPDLNQDFIETYLLPGQTAYFRCMVGQVQPGIKHIVQWLKDDIPLVLDKLRMVVLPNGALEVDEVGFGDRGAYQCNVTSGSISRLSSKTSLNIKKPTDPGSESLVAPSFLVGPSPKTVKEGDSVTLDCVANGVPKPQIKWLRDGAELDLSDLDSPFSIIGTGSLQISSAEDIDSGNYQCRASNTVDSLDAQATVQVLVPPKFIKSPKDKTAHEKEELELECAIRGKPKPLIQWLKNGDVITPNTYMQLVGGHNLRIFGLLQSDAGMFQCVGTNPAGSVQAAARLRVAQTGKSKKYHSSASQTPKSPLLPSASPMRRRKGGGSKAIDPFDTFGDAIDNSMGSTRSLSKSALDSLLSQRGRKLPRPERPQNDNGYGEFASLKDLEQLDMEDTDSSMELPTSTHEFNVGGDGDDGNNDDDDNEDEDEYDDLNDNQEFIDAYNHGDDPNKVLNSWKNKNKKQLSSATSNSQAASSSSSYLSSDLDGLEGSIGITGVGSVDGGVDIPQSGGGVTHIHGAVLSRLPGPPHDVVAQIVKPRFVTLSWMEPKKNPVEVVSYTVFYKMSNSEREQKIVTKSHDDQQVNIQNLLPGKTYQFRVVANTNFGPGDSSEVLEVRTQPEENIAGPPRNVEGLATSEREIFVKWDSPLVTNGEIMKYRIYYSENDSGAEMYHDSTSLSAVISELRPYTDYTISVVPFNKNGMGDPSNEIKVRTYSSTPTEPPNNVTLEVTSSTSVTVHWEPPAEEERNGQITGYKIRYRKLKDTPQVKSTPANIRYFELKGLERHSEYQIKIAAMTVNGSGPFTEWNRVMTLENDLDETQVPGKPVWINIVPGGDNIALHWGPPQQHEIKIRSYVLGWGRGIPDENIIELKESERYYVLKKLESNTEYVVSLRARNSKGDGQPIYDNIKTRDEEPVDMPMPLEVPVGLRAITMSSSSIVVYWIDTMLSKNQHVIDNRHYTVRFGISGSSRYRYHNTTDLNCMINDLRPNTQYEFAVKVVKGRRESAWSMSVLNSTYQNVPITPPRELTVRPDEQNPQTVILQWLPPKHSLGQITGYNIYYTTDTTKRDRDWSIEAFAGDETMMMLPNLKPYTTYYFKVQARVGKGASNAPFSALVAYTTPAAVVMQQPKPIAKGISNEIIIYSVAGAIVFVVLIFVVIMVVMCRRKPQSTPDHNKKRYEDSYQNVGVPKPPDLWIHHDQMELKNIDKNIHSTTPVCSDGASSSGALTLPRSVVHEYDVDTPVPVTNSLDKRSYVPGYMTTSMNSTMERPQYPRTQYNISANRSHMTVDTGHSQQSLTQQPGSLAQTPEHPYGYEGNFCNPGYPNGVGGAGPGGGPTNNGGVSTIESAKRGHPLKSFSVPGPPPTAAATPINKHTPAVTIRPQNQSPYKKPSFSAATPTNRLQSGSSVAHSNDEIQRLAPSTSTEELNQEMANLEGLMKDLSAITANEFEV